A genome region from Bdellovibrionales bacterium includes the following:
- a CDS encoding glycosyltransferase family 2 protein: MLDLIFLSYAESNSELNWHKLTERFPRAQRLHGIDGVAQAHATAAKMSRTDYFFIIDGDNEILPEFQMDFHFTPHPSAVYVWRAKNPVNDLTYGYGGIKLYNKSLFEKLNASLAATTVDLATTISLNYHPIPEVGSITHFNATPLEAWRGGFREAVKLTMNILKNPADHVSAQRLETWCSKGSDRLHGTWAIRGAQQGHAFAQKEWNEDPQAPSSLSIINNFQYLNSLFVHQNSRAPEMDL, translated from the coding sequence ATGCTAGATCTTATCTTTCTCTCCTATGCCGAAAGCAATTCCGAGCTCAACTGGCATAAACTCACCGAACGCTTCCCTCGGGCCCAGCGCCTGCATGGGATTGACGGCGTCGCTCAGGCTCACGCAACGGCTGCAAAGATGAGTCGAACGGATTATTTTTTTATCATTGATGGCGATAACGAAATCTTGCCTGAGTTCCAAATGGACTTTCATTTTACTCCTCATCCCTCTGCGGTTTATGTTTGGCGTGCAAAAAATCCCGTGAACGATCTCACTTATGGCTATGGCGGAATTAAGCTTTATAACAAATCACTTTTTGAAAAGCTTAATGCGTCTTTGGCCGCAACAACGGTGGATCTGGCAACGACCATCTCACTCAACTACCATCCTATCCCCGAAGTAGGCTCGATCACGCATTTTAATGCCACACCCTTAGAGGCTTGGCGCGGTGGCTTTAGAGAAGCCGTTAAGCTCACCATGAATATTCTTAAAAATCCTGCCGACCACGTCAGTGCCCAGAGGCTCGAAACCTGGTGCTCAAAAGGATCCGATCGGCTTCATGGCACTTGGGCTATTCGCGGAGCCCAACAGGGTCATGCCTTCGCTCAAAAAGAGTGGAATGAAGACCCTCAGGCTCCGTCGTCTCTTTCCATCATAAATAATTTTCAATACTTGAACTCTCTCTTCGTTCATCAGAATAGCCGAGCTCCCGAGATGGATCTTTAA
- the metH gene encoding methionine synthase translates to MSPTVNLSNLLQKRIVYLDGAMGTMIQNYRLEEDQFRGDVFKKHTKDLKGNNDILCMTQPQIIRAIHLEYLQAGVDIICTNTFNATKYGQIEYATEDVIKELNAAAVKVAREACEDYSKTNTRPIFVAGSIGPTNRTASISPDVNNPGYRATDFDDLVENYKEQVIALMDAGADLLLPETTFDTLNLKAALFAIKLVFEEKNKRIPVIASVTITDKSGRTLSGQVTEAFWNSIRHTEPLAVGMNCALGAEDLIPYMKELSRSSETFIACYPNAGLPNPLAPTGYDETPEMTAAALRKMAEDGLVNIIGGCCGTTPAHLKEIIKQTQSLPPRQLPKIEPRMRLSGLEPLNLSPIEQSQSFILVGERTNVTGSPRFFKLIKERNFEEALKVARQQVENGANIIDINFDEGLLDGVECMREFLNLVASDPDICKVPIMVDSSKWEVLEAGLKCLQGKGIVNSISLKEGEAAFIEQARKIKNYGAATVVMAFDEKGQATSIEDKVSICQRAYKILTEQVGFAPEDIIFDCNVLTVATGIDEHNPYAVNFIEAVRQIKQKCPRALTSGGISNVSFSFRGNNVVREAMHSVFLYHAIRAGLDMGIVNAGMLTVYENIEPELRDLIEDVILNRDPLATEKLLTYSEKFKDQKSKGPKEDLAWRESSLEDRLSHSLVHGIVDFIDADTAEALEKYKIPLKVIEGPLMDGMKKVGVLFGSGQMFLPQVVKSARVMKKAVAYLEPFLEATKNQASDAQNNIFVIATVKGDVHDIGKNIVSVVLACNGYKVIDLGVMVPLQTILKTAKEHNASFIGLSGLITPSLDEMIFNAQEMEKQKLTIPILIGGATTSRVHTAVKIAPFYSGPMIHVSDASLVVDVCRQLQGSEKEAYATKMKAQYETLRKNFVQRDDTIISFEKASNNRPTHIDFTKPLPTPYKPMEKIEIDAREVASLIDWSPFFWAWQIKGTFPDILKNPKYGVEAQKLFDDAQVLLRTLVNQHKLKIFGIYGLWPAQSQNEDVIVYDCETFEPRETLNFLRQQQAKKDSALPHRCLADFVAPIKSGVMDSIGGFVVTCGHEIERIAKAYSDANDDYSAIIVKALGDRLAEAFAEHLHRKIRGEWGYKLKEFLSYEDIIREKYQGIRPAPGFPACPDHSEKAKLWKLLNVAENIQVELTESYAMNPPSSVCGYYFTREEADYFMVGKVGRDQVEDYARRKQISMDEAERWLRPILGY, encoded by the coding sequence ATGTCTCCTACTGTAAATCTGTCGAATCTCCTTCAAAAGCGAATCGTTTATCTCGATGGTGCCATGGGCACCATGATCCAAAACTACCGATTGGAGGAGGACCAATTTAGAGGCGATGTGTTTAAAAAACACACTAAAGACCTCAAGGGAAACAACGATATCCTCTGCATGACTCAGCCGCAGATCATTCGCGCGATTCATCTGGAGTACTTGCAAGCGGGCGTCGATATCATCTGTACGAACACTTTTAATGCCACGAAGTATGGACAAATCGAATACGCCACAGAAGATGTAATTAAGGAACTCAACGCCGCCGCCGTCAAGGTCGCCCGAGAAGCCTGCGAAGACTATTCTAAAACGAACACGCGACCGATCTTTGTCGCCGGATCCATCGGACCCACCAACCGCACCGCCTCGATCTCTCCCGATGTGAATAACCCCGGTTACCGCGCCACAGATTTTGATGATTTGGTTGAGAACTACAAAGAGCAAGTGATCGCTCTTATGGATGCGGGCGCAGATCTTCTTCTCCCCGAAACCACTTTTGATACGCTCAATCTCAAGGCTGCGCTCTTCGCAATCAAGTTGGTCTTTGAAGAGAAAAATAAACGCATTCCTGTGATTGCCTCGGTCACCATCACCGACAAGTCGGGGCGAACTCTCTCAGGACAAGTGACCGAAGCCTTTTGGAACTCCATTCGCCACACCGAACCTCTCGCTGTCGGAATGAATTGCGCCTTAGGAGCAGAGGACTTAATTCCCTACATGAAGGAGCTCAGCCGCAGTTCCGAAACATTTATTGCTTGTTATCCTAATGCGGGTCTCCCAAATCCACTGGCGCCGACCGGCTACGACGAAACTCCGGAGATGACGGCCGCAGCTCTTAGGAAGATGGCCGAAGATGGTTTAGTCAACATCATCGGTGGTTGTTGCGGAACAACGCCGGCGCATTTAAAAGAGATCATCAAACAAACTCAGAGTCTCCCTCCGAGACAACTCCCGAAGATTGAACCGCGGATGAGATTAAGTGGCTTGGAGCCCCTCAATCTTTCCCCGATTGAGCAAAGCCAAAGTTTTATTCTTGTGGGTGAGCGGACCAATGTCACTGGCTCCCCTCGCTTCTTTAAACTCATCAAGGAAAGAAATTTCGAAGAGGCTCTCAAGGTGGCACGCCAACAGGTGGAAAACGGTGCCAATATCATCGACATCAATTTTGACGAAGGACTTCTCGACGGCGTTGAGTGCATGCGCGAATTTCTCAATTTGGTCGCCTCTGATCCCGATATTTGCAAAGTTCCGATCATGGTCGATAGCTCTAAGTGGGAAGTTTTAGAGGCCGGCCTGAAGTGTCTCCAAGGTAAGGGGATCGTCAATTCCATCAGTCTTAAGGAAGGCGAAGCTGCTTTTATCGAGCAGGCCCGAAAAATTAAAAACTATGGCGCCGCTACGGTCGTGATGGCCTTTGATGAAAAAGGTCAAGCCACTTCCATCGAAGACAAAGTGAGCATCTGCCAGCGCGCTTACAAGATTCTGACCGAGCAAGTGGGCTTCGCACCCGAAGATATTATTTTTGATTGCAATGTTCTGACGGTAGCGACAGGAATCGATGAACATAATCCCTACGCAGTGAACTTTATCGAAGCGGTTCGCCAGATCAAACAGAAATGTCCTCGTGCCTTAACCAGCGGCGGAATTAGTAACGTGTCCTTTTCTTTCCGAGGGAACAACGTGGTCCGCGAGGCCATGCACAGCGTGTTTCTATATCATGCGATTAGAGCAGGATTGGACATGGGTATCGTCAACGCGGGGATGCTCACCGTCTACGAAAACATCGAACCTGAACTTCGCGATCTGATCGAGGATGTCATTCTCAATCGCGATCCCCTAGCGACGGAAAAGCTTTTAACTTATTCGGAGAAATTCAAAGACCAGAAGTCCAAGGGTCCCAAAGAAGATCTGGCCTGGCGCGAGTCCAGTCTCGAAGATCGCCTGTCTCACTCTCTCGTCCATGGGATTGTCGATTTTATCGATGCGGATACGGCCGAAGCTCTGGAGAAATACAAGATTCCCCTCAAAGTGATCGAAGGCCCGTTGATGGATGGCATGAAAAAAGTGGGCGTCCTGTTTGGATCAGGGCAAATGTTTTTGCCTCAGGTGGTGAAAAGCGCACGAGTGATGAAGAAAGCCGTGGCCTACCTTGAACCCTTCCTAGAAGCCACAAAAAACCAGGCCTCCGATGCTCAAAATAATATCTTCGTCATTGCCACGGTGAAAGGGGATGTTCACGATATCGGTAAAAATATTGTATCGGTCGTTTTAGCCTGCAACGGCTACAAGGTGATTGATCTTGGAGTGATGGTTCCACTTCAAACGATTCTAAAAACAGCAAAAGAACACAATGCTTCTTTTATCGGGCTCAGTGGATTGATTACTCCATCCCTCGACGAAATGATTTTTAATGCGCAAGAGATGGAAAAACAAAAACTCACTATTCCCATCTTGATAGGTGGGGCGACAACCAGCCGAGTCCACACTGCGGTAAAGATCGCGCCATTTTACTCGGGACCGATGATTCATGTGAGCGATGCCTCTTTGGTCGTAGATGTGTGCCGTCAACTTCAAGGATCCGAAAAAGAAGCTTATGCGACAAAGATGAAGGCGCAGTACGAAACGCTGCGAAAGAATTTCGTTCAACGTGATGATACTATCATCTCTTTTGAAAAAGCTTCGAATAACCGCCCCACTCATATTGATTTTACTAAGCCCCTCCCTACTCCGTACAAACCTATGGAGAAAATAGAGATTGATGCGCGCGAAGTGGCGTCGCTGATCGATTGGTCTCCCTTCTTTTGGGCGTGGCAAATCAAGGGCACGTTCCCAGACATTCTCAAAAATCCCAAATACGGAGTGGAAGCGCAGAAGTTGTTTGATGATGCGCAAGTTCTCTTAAGAACTTTAGTGAACCAGCATAAACTTAAAATTTTTGGTATCTACGGATTGTGGCCGGCGCAAAGTCAAAACGAAGACGTCATCGTTTACGATTGCGAGACTTTCGAACCTCGGGAGACGCTCAATTTCCTTCGTCAGCAGCAGGCCAAAAAAGATTCCGCCCTTCCTCATCGCTGCCTCGCCGACTTCGTGGCCCCAATAAAATCAGGCGTCATGGATAGTATCGGGGGCTTCGTGGTCACTTGCGGGCACGAGATCGAACGTATCGCTAAAGCCTACAGTGACGCGAATGATGATTACTCGGCAATTATCGTTAAAGCATTGGGCGACCGTTTGGCAGAAGCCTTTGCAGAGCATTTACATCGCAAGATTCGCGGCGAGTGGGGTTACAAGCTTAAAGAGTTCTTATCCTACGAAGATATCATTCGTGAGAAGTATCAAGGTATTCGCCCCGCGCCGGGCTTTCCGGCGTGTCCTGATCACAGCGAAAAGGCGAAACTCTGGAAACTCCTCAATGTCGCAGAGAATATTCAGGTTGAACTGACGGAAAGCTACGCCATGAATCCCCCCAGCTCTGTCTGCGGTTATTATTTTACCCGCGAAGAGGCCGA
- a CDS encoding aromatic amino acid hydroxylase: protein MTPYEQVVESLPSHLRQYVVEQDYSRYTSMDQATWRFVLRQLKSYLSKAAHPCYVEGLEKTGISIEEIPHIDVMCEKLQQFGWMAVPVSGFIPPAAFMELQSLNILPIASDMRSMDHILYTPAPDIVHEAAGHAPILIDQQFANYLKEYASVAKKAILSREDLAQYEAIRDLSDIKESSSSTPEAIAQAEKNLVEVNNSISFVSEAALLGRMNWWTAEYGMVGPLDNPKIFGAGLLSSLGESRATPQVKKIPLTVDCIETSYDITEQQPQLFVTPDFQHLTTVLHHLEEKMSFKRGGVHGLKTAKQAQTVNTVELDSGVQISGRLAEYTSRGEDVDFFKMEGPVQICFAGQQLQGQGPERHPEGFSSPIGLSEEELKQLQLGLGEVAQIEWPSGIHLKGRVQDFVYADHKLVIITFNDCTITHGANTLYRPEWGSFDMVVGTRIASVFSGPADRKAFGIIDTFVKKVIPRRQWTSAELQLQKIYELIRQTRKSNGSNEEKAATLNLVAEQLDQNFPEEWLAYLEILELLHTLKVENSLRKSVYDQLMKIREKNTLKKEYIDLGLELVDKVV from the coding sequence ATGACACCGTACGAGCAAGTTGTTGAAAGTCTTCCCTCTCATCTCCGACAATACGTGGTGGAGCAAGATTATTCGCGCTACACCTCCATGGACCAGGCGACGTGGAGATTCGTTCTCCGCCAACTGAAGTCCTATCTTTCGAAGGCCGCTCACCCTTGCTACGTCGAGGGTCTTGAAAAAACCGGAATTAGTATCGAGGAAATTCCCCACATCGATGTGATGTGCGAGAAACTCCAACAGTTTGGCTGGATGGCTGTTCCCGTCAGTGGATTTATTCCTCCGGCGGCCTTTATGGAATTACAAAGCCTCAACATTCTCCCGATCGCGAGCGATATGCGCTCGATGGATCACATTCTTTACACTCCCGCGCCCGATATTGTTCATGAGGCCGCGGGACATGCACCCATTCTGATCGATCAGCAGTTTGCAAATTACCTTAAAGAGTACGCCAGCGTTGCTAAAAAAGCGATTTTATCTCGGGAAGATCTCGCTCAGTACGAAGCCATTCGCGATCTCTCCGACATTAAAGAAAGTTCGAGCTCTACACCCGAAGCCATCGCTCAGGCCGAAAAAAATCTCGTCGAGGTGAATAACTCTATCTCCTTTGTTTCTGAGGCCGCTCTCCTCGGGCGCATGAATTGGTGGACGGCGGAGTACGGAATGGTGGGCCCCTTAGACAATCCAAAAATTTTTGGCGCGGGACTGTTGTCCTCCCTCGGCGAATCTCGAGCCACTCCTCAGGTCAAAAAAATACCCCTTACGGTCGATTGCATCGAAACCTCTTATGACATTACCGAGCAACAGCCTCAGCTTTTTGTCACTCCGGACTTTCAACACCTCACCACGGTCCTGCATCACCTGGAGGAGAAAATGTCTTTTAAACGCGGAGGAGTTCACGGACTAAAAACCGCCAAGCAAGCGCAAACGGTGAATACTGTTGAACTCGATAGCGGTGTGCAGATCTCGGGACGACTTGCGGAATATACTTCACGAGGAGAAGACGTCGACTTCTTTAAAATGGAAGGCCCGGTTCAGATTTGCTTTGCAGGCCAGCAACTTCAAGGGCAGGGACCCGAACGTCACCCAGAAGGCTTTAGTTCTCCCATAGGCTTGTCGGAAGAAGAACTCAAACAGCTCCAGCTCGGCCTTGGAGAAGTTGCACAGATTGAATGGCCCTCGGGAATTCATCTCAAAGGGCGTGTTCAAGATTTCGTTTATGCGGACCATAAGCTCGTGATTATCACATTTAATGATTGCACGATCACTCACGGGGCCAACACTCTTTACCGGCCCGAATGGGGAAGTTTCGACATGGTGGTGGGCACGCGAATCGCCTCGGTCTTTTCCGGACCCGCCGATCGCAAAGCTTTTGGTATCATTGATACGTTTGTGAAAAAAGTGATTCCTCGACGTCAATGGACCAGTGCTGAGCTTCAACTTCAAAAGATTTACGAACTGATTCGTCAGACTCGAAAATCCAACGGCTCCAACGAAGAGAAAGCGGCGACTTTAAATCTTGTCGCCGAACAACTGGATCAGAACTTTCCAGAGGAGTGGCTCGCCTATCTGGAAATTCTAGAACTCTTACATACGTTAAAGGTCGAAAACTCGTTAAGAAAAAGCGTGTACGACCAATTGATGAAAATTCGCGAAAAAAACACGCTTAAAAAAGAATACATTGATCTCGGTTTAGAGCTCGTAGACAAGGTGGTCTAA